From Bosea sp. NBC_00550, the proteins below share one genomic window:
- a CDS encoding ABC transporter ATP-binding protein, whose product MTDLTVRSIRGGYPNAEEIVKGIDLDVRAGDLTVIIGPNGAGKSTFLKLVAGLLKPTSGEISLQGKALQPGNAQAACRSGMSFVPQERNVFASLTIRENLEMGGYLLRKGLKDRIDEQLSRFPLLKTKLRDKAGNLSGGQRQVLAMGVALMTSPSVLLLDEPTAGLSPAAADEVFELVRSLAKSGIAVLMVEQNALLALEYGTKGLALVAGRKAREETASSLLADDEVRHLFLGRREHGQGAKQKTEQGDRHEQV is encoded by the coding sequence ATGACCGATCTTACTGTCCGAAGCATCCGCGGCGGCTACCCAAACGCCGAGGAAATCGTAAAGGGCATCGACCTGGATGTCCGGGCTGGCGATCTGACCGTCATCATCGGCCCCAACGGAGCCGGCAAGTCGACCTTCCTGAAACTTGTCGCCGGTCTGCTGAAACCGACGTCGGGCGAAATCAGCCTGCAAGGAAAAGCCCTCCAACCCGGGAACGCTCAAGCAGCTTGCAGGAGCGGCATGAGCTTCGTTCCCCAGGAGAGAAATGTCTTCGCAAGCCTGACGATCCGCGAAAACCTGGAGATGGGCGGGTACCTTCTTCGCAAGGGGTTGAAGGACCGCATCGACGAGCAGCTATCGCGCTTCCCGCTCCTGAAGACCAAGCTCCGCGACAAGGCCGGGAACCTTTCGGGCGGCCAACGTCAGGTGCTCGCCATGGGCGTCGCGCTCATGACCAGCCCGAGCGTCCTGCTCCTCGACGAGCCTACCGCCGGGCTTTCGCCAGCGGCCGCCGACGAAGTCTTCGAACTTGTCCGCAGCCTGGCGAAGTCGGGCATCGCGGTTCTGATGGTCGAGCAGAACGCTCTCCTCGCACTCGAATACGGAACCAAGGGCCTTGCCCTGGTCGCCGGGCGCAAGGCCCGCGAGGAAACCGCTTCGTCGCTGCTCGCCGACGACGAGGTGCGTCACCTGTTCCTTGGCCGCCGCGAACACGGCCAGGGCGCAAAGCAAAAAACGGAACAAGGGGATCGTCA
- a CDS encoding ABC transporter ATP-binding protein, whose translation MTHAQLEIADLSIHFGGIRALDGASFAIRPGITTGLIGPNGAGKTTLFNCISGLTPGATGTVRFCGRDISRAAPQAISRAGLVRSFQLARGCENMTVFEHLMLYGPRQQGEGLLNAFLGSLETRRQEEALREEALDMARRLKLAHVIDNLVTRLSGGQKKLLEIGRVLLAKPKMILLDEPMAGVNPTLVQDIADRLVEIRKSGISIVLIEHEMELIERLCDEVIVMAGGRFLTRGSFSEISGNRDVQESYLGIRRQ comes from the coding sequence ATGACACACGCCCAGTTGGAGATCGCTGATCTCTCCATCCATTTCGGAGGCATCCGTGCGCTTGATGGCGCCTCCTTCGCAATCCGGCCGGGCATCACGACCGGCCTGATCGGCCCCAACGGCGCCGGCAAGACAACCCTGTTCAATTGCATCTCGGGCCTGACGCCTGGAGCGACCGGGACCGTCAGATTCTGCGGGCGCGACATCTCCCGGGCAGCGCCTCAGGCGATTTCGCGGGCAGGCTTGGTCCGGTCGTTTCAGCTGGCGCGCGGGTGCGAGAACATGACCGTGTTCGAGCATCTCATGCTCTACGGCCCGCGCCAGCAGGGGGAAGGCCTCCTGAACGCTTTCCTGGGCAGCCTCGAAACGCGCAGGCAGGAGGAGGCGCTCCGGGAGGAGGCACTCGACATGGCGCGACGTCTCAAGCTCGCGCATGTCATCGACAATCTCGTGACGCGCCTGTCAGGCGGCCAGAAGAAGCTGCTGGAGATCGGCCGCGTTCTTCTCGCGAAGCCGAAGATGATCCTGCTCGACGAACCCATGGCGGGAGTGAATCCGACGCTCGTCCAGGACATCGCCGACCGTCTCGTCGAGATCCGAAAAAGCGGCATCTCGATTGTGTTGATCGAGCACGAAATGGAGCTGATCGAGCGGCTTTGCGACGAGGTCATCGTCATGGCGGGAGGACGCTTCCTGACCCGCGGCAGCTTCTCCGAAATCTCTGGGAACCGTGACGTTCAGGAGAGCTATCTGGGGATCCGGCGCCAATGA
- a CDS encoding LuxR C-terminal-related transcriptional regulator: MELAAIDVDYREAFENAPVGLAVGKRRVIVACNHEFARIFRGAIAEMVGETFERLYPTQSDYEETGARVGERLANERSYTDDRVMRRLDGDLFWVRVSGFTYTPELAHAHTLWVFSELDRNQQSGGSLRSTLTPRERDVATLLIDGKTGKEVAKALDISPRTVDIYRTRLLRKYNAKNTQALVELLLRG, translated from the coding sequence ATGGAATTGGCTGCGATAGACGTGGATTATCGGGAGGCCTTCGAGAATGCGCCGGTGGGCTTGGCCGTCGGCAAGAGGCGGGTCATCGTGGCCTGCAACCACGAGTTCGCCCGAATATTCCGCGGCGCAATCGCCGAGATGGTCGGTGAGACGTTTGAGCGGCTTTATCCCACGCAGTCTGATTACGAAGAGACGGGCGCTCGCGTCGGCGAGCGCTTGGCCAACGAGCGCAGCTACACGGATGATCGAGTCATGCGCCGGCTCGACGGCGACTTGTTTTGGGTTCGGGTCAGCGGCTTCACCTACACGCCGGAACTGGCGCACGCGCACACGCTGTGGGTCTTTTCGGAACTGGACAGAAATCAGCAATCGGGTGGGTCGTTGAGGTCGACCCTGACTCCACGGGAGCGAGATGTCGCTACCCTCCTCATCGATGGAAAGACCGGAAAAGAGGTGGCGAAGGCGCTGGATATCAGTCCGCGCACAGTGGACATCTACCGGACCCGCCTGCTCAGGAAATACAACGCCAAGAACACCCAGGCGCTTGTCGAGCTACTGCTGCGCGGGTGA
- a CDS encoding LssY C-terminal domain-containing protein codes for MGQIAIRRRWWIVLTGALGYLLLAYLILPLLWRHHEHEPGLAALPMVTRTSSGIPGDALNVGFVGSKDDALRAMHAAGWYPADPITLRTSIEIVGSVMLDRPYHDAPVSSLYYDGRKEQLAFEKPEGTSADRRHHVRFWMVLEKGNGGRPVWLGSVTFDRGVGFSHDTGQVTHHIAPNIDAERDMLMRDLGKAGMVQDFFQISGAGPTLFGRNGEGDPYYTDGEISIATLVADGIRRVEPPVTIPAPPLITLKDQIWHGVGAAFAD; via the coding sequence ATGGGACAGATCGCGATCAGGCGTCGGTGGTGGATCGTTCTGACAGGTGCGCTCGGCTACCTGCTGCTGGCCTATCTGATACTACCCCTCCTGTGGCGGCACCATGAACATGAACCCGGCCTCGCCGCCTTGCCCATGGTGACACGTACATCAAGCGGTATTCCAGGCGACGCGCTTAATGTCGGGTTCGTCGGCAGCAAAGATGACGCCCTGCGCGCCATGCACGCGGCAGGCTGGTATCCGGCCGACCCGATTACATTGCGGACGAGCATCGAGATCGTCGGCAGCGTGATGCTCGACCGGCCCTATCATGACGCGCCTGTCAGCTCGCTGTACTACGATGGAAGAAAAGAACAGCTCGCATTCGAAAAGCCCGAGGGCACGAGCGCTGACCGCCGACACCACGTGCGGTTCTGGATGGTCCTTGAGAAGGGGAACGGTGGGCGGCCAGTCTGGCTCGGCTCGGTTACCTTCGACCGGGGCGTAGGCTTCAGCCATGACACCGGTCAGGTGACGCACCACATTGCACCCAACATCGATGCCGAGCGTGACATGCTGATGCGTGACCTCGGCAAGGCCGGCATGGTCCAGGACTTCTTCCAGATTTCCGGAGCAGGCCCGACCCTGTTCGGCCGGAATGGCGAAGGCGATCCCTATTATACCGATGGGGAGATCTCTATCGCCACCTTGGTGGCCGATGGCATCAGGCGTGTCGAGCCGCCCGTGACCATTCCCGCGCCTCCGCTCATCACGCTAAAGGATCAAATCTGGCACGGCGTCGGCGCTGCATTCGCAGACTGA